The Streptomyces capitiformicae genome contains the following window.
CTGAACGGCCGCAGCAAGAGCGGTGGGGGTGTGGAGCTTCGGCTGGTCGACTGGGAGGGAGCCCAGGAACGACTCAAGGAGCTTCAGCGCCTGTATCTGAAGCTGGAGACCCTGGACCGGGACCAGGCGGAGATTCTGAAGGAGTGGCGGCTGGCCGCGATCCTCCTGGACTTCTCGAAGACGGACGTGCGGCATATCGACGAGGAGTTCCTGAAGCAGGGGTATCTGGGGAAGGCGCTGCCCGCGAACTTGGTGGAGGGCGGCGAGGCTGCCCAGCCGGAGGCCGTGTCCATTCCCGGGCTGGGCCTGGAGGTGCCGGCGGCCTCGTCCGCCGTTTCGGCAGCTCGGGCTCTGAATGACCGGATCCTTCGTGCGGCAGCCACCGTCCGCAATACGAAGACGGAACTTTCGGACACCGAAAAGTCCAAGGCCCAGGCCCTGCTTGACGACGCGAAGACCGCGTTCGATCAGGCCATCGAGTTCCACGGTCGGGACGCCCGGGTCCGTAAGCGTAAGCAGTTGGCTCCCGCCCGTCTCGCCGATGCCAGCGCCAACATTGACCAGTGCGTCACCGACCTTGTCCAGGCCCGCACGTCGAACAGCCTGGACGAGGAGGCCTTCGACGAGGCCGTGCTCAAGCTCCGGGGCAGTCTCCGCAAGCTCGCTCAGCAGGCCGGGCGCGGCATTCCGAACCCCGGCGACGGGGTCTCGTGGCTCCTCGCGGCCGCCGCTGCGGAGGGCCTCCAGTGACGGAGAGCACAACGGAAACGTCCCTGCACCTGGGGTTCGACGCGACCCGCACCCGCGTAGTCCTGAAGACCACCGATCAGTACAGGCAGGACCTTGTCCAGTTGGCCGCCCGGTTCCGTACCGGCGGCCAGCTTGGCCCGCTCTCCGCCTCGGTCGCCCTTGATGAACTCCTTGCGGATTTGGGTGTTCTCGGTAGTTGGCCGCACCACGTGGGTGTGGAGTGGGCGCCGGAGCTGCGCAGCCTCGTGGCTGGCGTCATTAGGGACGCGAATACGGTCAAGGAGCGGCTGGCCGGTTTTGAGACGTCTCCGGCAGTCGCCTCCGCCGATGTTCCGAGCATGCTCGGCGATGCCTGGGAAGGCGAACTCAACTCCTTTCAGCGCCGGGACATCGCGAAGCTGCTGTCGTTGGGGCATGGGGCCAACTTCAGCGTGCCTGGGGCGGGCAAGACCCGCGTCGCCCTCGCTGTCTACGCCGCGCAGAAGGCCCAGCAGAAGGTCAGCCGACTCTTGGTGGTCTGCCCCAAGTCGGCCTACGAATCCTGGCGTTACGAGACGGCTGTCTG
Protein-coding sequences here:
- a CDS encoding ParB N-terminal domain-containing protein gives rise to the protein MLREFPPPPRAAEFSELIKKRLEDVQGAGGTRETVTVDWNGQQTHVDVIDLPLSGLYLNPGTHRIRAQRTFDPVRDEALEKEPFGDDGQDYLRSLLVARPDNPDLRDPDFDKLKEDLQKFGQNDPGLVTHHGVLVNGNTRAVALRELGVQSMRVGVLPSSFTQADIDAVELALQLRLDQRRDYTYINRLLAMEEQASLGRTPEQIAKEFRIRTSTYHQERWILSTIKELNGRSKSGGGVELRLVDWEGAQERLKELQRLYLKLETLDRDQAEILKEWRLAAILLDFSKTDVRHIDEEFLKQGYLGKALPANLVEGGEAAQPEAVSIPGLGLEVPAASSAVSAARALNDRILRAAATVRNTKTELSDTEKSKAQALLDDAKTAFDQAIEFHGRDARVRKRKQLAPARLADASANIDQCVTDLVQARTSNSLDEEAFDEAVLKLRGSLRKLAQQAGRGIPNPGDGVSWLLAAAAAEGLQ